A portion of the Maniola hyperantus chromosome 24, iAphHyp1.2, whole genome shotgun sequence genome contains these proteins:
- the LOC117993406 gene encoding probable sodium/potassium/calcium exchanger CG1090 isoform X1, translated as MMQPARMRKPRRHRWLTLSIIMIAYSIFQAVMSNPSEPAESPDKPEPPVPHVPEDTKNIESIKEPDAPPIGPKEENAHAADGKKAMKGIEIEPEEGEKKKQKDAGYEEGEEAVVVRENEKIEEEEDAIPTVHPLRNCTPPAIEQFPRPLMGQTARKHGGLIIHILVAVFTFIGLAIVCDEYFVCSLDRICEELKLAPDVAGATFMAAGSSAPELATVVIGVFCAQDDIGVSGVIGSAVFNIMFVISVCALCAGTVSHLNWWPLCRDCFFYAISILVMLCTIANGYVSWPEALFMLIMYGVYCVALRFNSTLERWALTIPLPFKLPSREEQAALVTYKSSGGQPVTAPAAEGQYTQMEGQNNDLPQKDAEYNPDGAYVNAAYNAESAWNPNTTWDPINAWDETSLQQPPTAPAQSWGEPEPAQQVQTPNQSEPKQEGQAPPAVQVPAMPAYYKAKEYNPETAVDPLVKPIGANLVQLACWYVAYPVHWSCRHTMPDCRGRWYPVAFIISMLWISFYSYFMVWMITIIGYTLGIPDTVMGLTFVAAGVSVPDALSSLAVIKEGYGDMAVSNAVGSNVFDILVCLGLPWFIQTAIIQPGSHVNVISKGLIYSTLSLFSTVVFLVVATHANGWKLDRKYGAVLMVWYLLFITLASLYELNVFGNIHPPDCESSY; from the exons AGAATGCGGAAGCCTCGTCGGCACCGCTGGTTGACTCTGTCGATCATCATGATCGCTTACTCCATATTCCAAGCGGTGATGAGCAACCCCTCCGAGCCGGCAGAGAGCCCGGACAAGCCCGAGCCCCCCGTACCGCACGTCCCTGAAGACACTAAAAATATTGAATCAATTAAag AACCTGATGCCCCTCCAATCGGCCCTAAAGAAGAAAACGCTCATGCAGCAGATGGCAAGAAAGCTATGAAAGGAATAGAAATAGAACCAGAAGAGGGAgagaaaaagaaacaaaaagatGCTGGATATGAAGAG GGAGAAGAAGCGGTAGTTGTCCGTGAAAATGAGAAGATAGAGGAAGAAGAAGATGCCATTCCCACCGTGCACCCTCTCCGCAACTGTACGCCACCGGCCATTGAACAG TTCCCGCGTCCACTGATGGGCCAAACTGCAAGGAAGCACGGAGGCTTGATCATCCACATCCTGGTAGCGGTGTTCACTTTCATCGGCCTGGCGATCGTGTGCGACGAATATTTTGTCTGCAGCTTAGACAGGATTTGTGAAG aattaaAACTGGCGCCAGACGTGGCGGGTGCCACGTTCATGGCTGCAGGCAGTTCCGCCCCCGAGCTCGCCACTGTAGTCATCGGCGTCTTCTGTGCCCAGGACGATATTG GTGTATCCGGAGTGATTGGTTCGGCGGTATTCAACATAATGTTCGTGATATCGGTGTGCGCGCTGTGTGCCGGCACAGTGTCACACCTCAACTGGTGGCCGCTCTGTCGCGACTGCTTCTTCTATGCCATCTCTATACTCGTCATGCTGTGCACTATTGCCAATGGCTACGTGTCCTG GCCAGAAGCGCTGTTCATGCTGATCATGTACGGAGTGTACTGCGTGGCGCTGCGCTTCAACAGCACGCTGGAGCGGTGGGCCTTGACGATTCCCCTGCCGTTCAAGCTGCCGTCCAGGGAAGAACAGGCTGCGCTCGTTACTTACAA AAGCAGCGGTGGTCAACCAGTTACGGCGCCGGCAGCTGAGGGACAGTACACGCAAATGGAGGGACAGAACAACGACCTTCCACAGAAAGATGCGG AATACAACCCGGACGGAGCCTACGTGAACGCGGCGTACAATGCGGAGTCAGCTTGGAACCCCAACACGACCTGGGACCCCATCAACGCCTGGGATGAAACCTCATTG CAACAACCACCGACTGCCCCTGCACAGAGCTGGGGCGAGCCGGAGCCAGCACAACAAGTACAAACCCCCAACCAGAGCGAGCCCAAGCAAGAGGGACAGGCACCGCCTGCGGTGCAG GTTCCCGCAATGCCGGCCTATTACAAAGCCAAAGAATACAACCCAGAGACCGCAGTTGACCCCCTTGTCAAGCCAATTGGAGCAA ACCTCGTTCAGCTGGCGTGCTGGTACGTCGCGTACCCGGTGCACTGGTCGTGCCGCCACACAATGCCCGACTGCCGCGGCCGCTGGTACCCTGTCGCCTTCATCATCTCCATGCTGTGGATCTCCTTCTACTCCTACTTCATGGTCTGGATGATCACCATTATTG GCTATACCCTGGGTATCCCGGACACCGTGATGGGGCTCACGTTTGTGGCGGCGGGCGTGTCGGTGCCTGACGCGCTGTCATCACTTGCAGTCATCAAGGAAGG GTATGGAGACATGGCAGTATCCAACGCGGTCGGATCCAATGTGTTTGACATCCTGGTGTGCCTGGGCCTGCCGTGGTTCATACAGACCGCCATCATCCAGCCCGGCAGCCACGTCAATGTCATCAGCAAGG GTTTAATCTACTCAACCCTGTCTCTGTTCTCGACGGTCGTGTTCCTGGTGGTGGCGACGCACGCCAACGGCTGGAAGCTGGACCGCAAGTACGGCGCCGTGCTGATGGTGTGGTACCTGCTCTTCATCACGCTGGCCAGCCTCTACGAGCTCAACGTGTTCGGGAACATCCATCCTCCTGACTGCGAATCTAGTTATTAG
- the LOC117993406 gene encoding probable sodium/potassium/calcium exchanger CG1090 isoform X2, producing MRKPRRHRWLTLSIIMIAYSIFQAVMSNPSEPAESPDKPEPPVPHVPEDTKNIESIKEPDAPPIGPKEENAHAADGKKAMKGIEIEPEEGEKKKQKDAGYEEGEEAVVVRENEKIEEEEDAIPTVHPLRNCTPPAIEQFPRPLMGQTARKHGGLIIHILVAVFTFIGLAIVCDEYFVCSLDRICEELKLAPDVAGATFMAAGSSAPELATVVIGVFCAQDDIGVSGVIGSAVFNIMFVISVCALCAGTVSHLNWWPLCRDCFFYAISILVMLCTIANGYVSWPEALFMLIMYGVYCVALRFNSTLERWALTIPLPFKLPSREEQAALVTYKSSGGQPVTAPAAEGQYTQMEGQNNDLPQKDAEYNPDGAYVNAAYNAESAWNPNTTWDPINAWDETSLQQPPTAPAQSWGEPEPAQQVQTPNQSEPKQEGQAPPAVQVPAMPAYYKAKEYNPETAVDPLVKPIGANLVQLACWYVAYPVHWSCRHTMPDCRGRWYPVAFIISMLWISFYSYFMVWMITIIGYTLGIPDTVMGLTFVAAGVSVPDALSSLAVIKEGYGDMAVSNAVGSNVFDILVCLGLPWFIQTAIIQPGSHVNVISKGLIYSTLSLFSTVVFLVVATHANGWKLDRKYGAVLMVWYLLFITLASLYELNVFGNIHPPDCESSY from the exons ATGCGGAAGCCTCGTCGGCACCGCTGGTTGACTCTGTCGATCATCATGATCGCTTACTCCATATTCCAAGCGGTGATGAGCAACCCCTCCGAGCCGGCAGAGAGCCCGGACAAGCCCGAGCCCCCCGTACCGCACGTCCCTGAAGACACTAAAAATATTGAATCAATTAAag AACCTGATGCCCCTCCAATCGGCCCTAAAGAAGAAAACGCTCATGCAGCAGATGGCAAGAAAGCTATGAAAGGAATAGAAATAGAACCAGAAGAGGGAgagaaaaagaaacaaaaagatGCTGGATATGAAGAG GGAGAAGAAGCGGTAGTTGTCCGTGAAAATGAGAAGATAGAGGAAGAAGAAGATGCCATTCCCACCGTGCACCCTCTCCGCAACTGTACGCCACCGGCCATTGAACAG TTCCCGCGTCCACTGATGGGCCAAACTGCAAGGAAGCACGGAGGCTTGATCATCCACATCCTGGTAGCGGTGTTCACTTTCATCGGCCTGGCGATCGTGTGCGACGAATATTTTGTCTGCAGCTTAGACAGGATTTGTGAAG aattaaAACTGGCGCCAGACGTGGCGGGTGCCACGTTCATGGCTGCAGGCAGTTCCGCCCCCGAGCTCGCCACTGTAGTCATCGGCGTCTTCTGTGCCCAGGACGATATTG GTGTATCCGGAGTGATTGGTTCGGCGGTATTCAACATAATGTTCGTGATATCGGTGTGCGCGCTGTGTGCCGGCACAGTGTCACACCTCAACTGGTGGCCGCTCTGTCGCGACTGCTTCTTCTATGCCATCTCTATACTCGTCATGCTGTGCACTATTGCCAATGGCTACGTGTCCTG GCCAGAAGCGCTGTTCATGCTGATCATGTACGGAGTGTACTGCGTGGCGCTGCGCTTCAACAGCACGCTGGAGCGGTGGGCCTTGACGATTCCCCTGCCGTTCAAGCTGCCGTCCAGGGAAGAACAGGCTGCGCTCGTTACTTACAA AAGCAGCGGTGGTCAACCAGTTACGGCGCCGGCAGCTGAGGGACAGTACACGCAAATGGAGGGACAGAACAACGACCTTCCACAGAAAGATGCGG AATACAACCCGGACGGAGCCTACGTGAACGCGGCGTACAATGCGGAGTCAGCTTGGAACCCCAACACGACCTGGGACCCCATCAACGCCTGGGATGAAACCTCATTG CAACAACCACCGACTGCCCCTGCACAGAGCTGGGGCGAGCCGGAGCCAGCACAACAAGTACAAACCCCCAACCAGAGCGAGCCCAAGCAAGAGGGACAGGCACCGCCTGCGGTGCAG GTTCCCGCAATGCCGGCCTATTACAAAGCCAAAGAATACAACCCAGAGACCGCAGTTGACCCCCTTGTCAAGCCAATTGGAGCAA ACCTCGTTCAGCTGGCGTGCTGGTACGTCGCGTACCCGGTGCACTGGTCGTGCCGCCACACAATGCCCGACTGCCGCGGCCGCTGGTACCCTGTCGCCTTCATCATCTCCATGCTGTGGATCTCCTTCTACTCCTACTTCATGGTCTGGATGATCACCATTATTG GCTATACCCTGGGTATCCCGGACACCGTGATGGGGCTCACGTTTGTGGCGGCGGGCGTGTCGGTGCCTGACGCGCTGTCATCACTTGCAGTCATCAAGGAAGG GTATGGAGACATGGCAGTATCCAACGCGGTCGGATCCAATGTGTTTGACATCCTGGTGTGCCTGGGCCTGCCGTGGTTCATACAGACCGCCATCATCCAGCCCGGCAGCCACGTCAATGTCATCAGCAAGG GTTTAATCTACTCAACCCTGTCTCTGTTCTCGACGGTCGTGTTCCTGGTGGTGGCGACGCACGCCAACGGCTGGAAGCTGGACCGCAAGTACGGCGCCGTGCTGATGGTGTGGTACCTGCTCTTCATCACGCTGGCCAGCCTCTACGAGCTCAACGTGTTCGGGAACATCCATCCTCCTGACTGCGAATCTAGTTATTAG